In Phaeodactylum tricornutum CCAP 1055/1 chromosome 10, whole genome shotgun sequence, a single genomic region encodes these proteins:
- a CDS encoding predicted protein: MTEDAGAGTIAFLQRSLQANNSTDSTEEAASYNDGSVLRDTFTVYGSILLVIFIAFCWLRRKYPRAYNVRNWVEDIKTPLAKDQFGFFSWIWEISTITEDEIMDECGLDALCFVRILSMGYRISLMGVFNAIWLMPVYATADVSDDTRGIVDRIVEVSIAHVPASSPRLVATALAAWIVFGYTMYLILQEFEWFIDKRHKFLAKPRPQNYTVYVRNIPIEYRTDSGLEDFFRQCFQYESVLEANVRLRTPNLAKLVAQRSVLIANLEHAIAIEDITGEAPQRSASLKSSLMIMGGEKVNAIEAFAEELKALNADIKARIEELETKKLSQLFMQDVEQQSLATLGHSVAGRGDSMYGAGDNVNAEECASLTPSALAVVPRPNGYGTEISNVETAIYNDVIVEEEDDDGDLSTLASRQNVTNHSSSSKSILDAKKSIKQSVHLFKKAANAVKDSAVAVGENAAHMLQTNADGESYEAGFLTFTNLRTAQAALQMLHHSKPFSIEVQEAPDPQDVFWFNVGRTHKELQMGNLLSLAATTALCLLWTIPMSFIASLSTIDALRSEFDFIDSLLDDAPFLVPVFEIGAPLLVVVVNALLPVILQVFSMMEGPVSGAVVEASLFSKLAAFMIIQTFFVSAISGGLMQQLSEMINDYTLIIDLLATSLPAQATYFIQIIFVTTVFSCGMEILRVIPVIKAALRKCIGPRLTKRERQKAFMGLQPLGDPLDFEFADFSSNMVSSSRPK; encoded by the exons ATGACGGAAGATGCCGGAGCCGGCACGATTGCGTTCCTGCAGCGTTCGCTACAAGCGAACAACTCGACGGATTCCACCGAGGAGGCAGCCTCGTACAACGACGGCAGCGTGTTGCGCGATACCTTTACGGTGTACGGGTCGATTTTGCTCGTAATCTTCATCGCATTTTGCTGGTTGCGGCGCAAGTATCCACGAGCGTACAACGTCCGAAATTGGGTCGAAGATATTAAGACCCCGCTCGCCAAAGACCAGTTCGGTTTCTTTTC GTGGATTTGGGAGATTTCCACCATTACCGAAGACGAGATCATGGACGAATGCGGCTTGGACGCCTTGTGTTTCGTCCGGATCCTTAGCATGGGCTACCGCATCAGCTTAATGGGTGTCTTCAACGCCATCTGGCTCATGCCCGTTTACGCCACGGCTGACGTATCGGACGACACCCGCGGTATTGTGGACCGCATTGTCGAAGTCTCCATTGCTCATGTTCCTGCGTCGTCGCCCCGACTCGTAGCAACGGCTTTGGCTGCCTGGATCGTCTTTGGCTACACCATGTACCTCATTTTACAGGAATTCGAATGGTTCATCGACAAGCGTCACAAATTCCTCGCCAAACCTCGACCCCAGAACTACACTGTCTACGTCCGAAACATTCCCATCGAATACCGCACGGACTCGGGCTTGGAAGACTTCTTTCGGCAGTGCTTTCAGTACGAGTCGGTCCTCGAAGCCAACGTGCGCCTCCGGACACCCAATCTTGCCAAGCTCGTGGCGCAACGAAGCGTGCTCATCGCCAACCTCGAGCACGCCATTGCGATTGAAGACATTACCGGAGAGGCGCCGCAGCGATCAGCTTCACTCAAATCCTCCCTCATGATTATGGGCGGGGAAAAGGTCAACGCCATTGAGGCTTTCGCCGAAGAACTCAAAGCACTCAATGCGGATATCAAAGCACGTATTGAAGAGCTCGAAACCAAAAAATTGTCCCAACTGTTCATGCAAGATGTGGAACAACAGAGTTTGGCGACCTTGGGACACTCGGTGGCCGGGCGCGGCGATTCAATGTATGGAGCAGGCGACAATGTGAACGCGGAGGAGTGCGCGTCCTTGACACCTAGTGCCCTGGCGGTTGTACCGCGTCCCAACGGATATGGTACCGAAATCTCCAACGTAGAAACTGCCATTTACAACGACGTTATTgtagaggaggaagacgacgatggagacTTGTCGACTCTGGCCAGTCGTCAGAACGTGACCAACCACAGCAGCTCATCGAAGTCGATTCTGGATGCCAAAAAGTCGATCAAGCAGTCAGTCCACCTTTTTAAAAAGGCCGCCAATGCGGTCAAAGACTCGGCTGTGGCGGTAGGAGAAAACGCCGCCCACATGTTGCAAACGAACGCCGACGGTGAGAGTTACGAAGCAGGTTTTTTAACTTTTACCAATCTACGAACAGCACAAGCGGCTTTACAGATGCTACATCACAGCAAGCCGTTTTCGATTGAAGTGCAAGAGGCTCCGGATCCGCAGGACGTCTTTTGGTTCAATGTAGGACGCACGCACAAAGAATTGCAGATGGGAaatttgttgtcgttggcaGCCACGACTGCCTTGTGTCTTCTTTGGACGATTCCCATGAGTTTCATTGCTTCACTGTCCACGATTGATGCTCTCCGCTCGGAATTTGATTTTATTGACAGCTTGCTGGATGATGCCCCCTTTTTGGTTCCCGTGTTTGAGATTGGAGCGCCCTTGTTGGTCGTGGTGGTCAACGCGTTGTTACCCGTGATCCTACAAGTCTTCTCCATGATGGAGGGCCCTGTGTCTGGGGCAGTTGTGGAAGCTTCGCTCTTTTCTAAGCTTGCAGCCTTTATGATTATCCAAACCTTTTTCGTCAGTGCAATTTCTGGTGGACTCATGCAG CAACTCTCCGAGATGATAAATGATTATACCCTAATTATTGATTTGCTGGCAACCTCCTTGCCCGCTCAAGCAACCTATTTCATTCAAATTATCTTTGTGACTACGGTTTTTTCTTGCGGTATGGAAATCTTGCGAGTCATCCCGGTAATTAAAGCAGCATTGCGAAAGTGCATCGGACCTCGCTTGACCAAAAGAGAGCGTCAAAAAGCATTTATGGGTTTGCAACCTCTGGGCGACCCGCTAGATTTTGAATTTGCGGATTTTTCTTCGAACATGGTAAGCTCCTCACGTCCAAAGTAG
- a CDS encoding predicted protein, translating to MNENFIIHPLRPEYHRLQSSGGTGSSAGGETEFDDSQVLRQTFMVYLPILVVVVLLFSLIRRKYRRAFNVRSWLDPIKTPLAYNQYGFFSWFWKLKSISDDKLMDECGMDALCFVRVLRMGFKISLLGVLCSAVLMPLYATADDSQNTRSITDNIAQLTISHVPEGSPRLLGAVIAAWIIFGYTMRLILKEFVWFIEKRHKFLATIRPRNYAVYVRNIPNELRSDAELENFFRQCFQSESILEGNVALKVPELSKLVAQREAAITKFEHAVAVEDRTGEKPQHAPSLASAIRGSLKGGGEKVDSINYFASEIKELNQVISKHIDDLNENKTCFSHDVEQPHASGSNRQISNGVRKTRSDSENERYGNMERTGLLSVSEGRSDHSVKEDCSTSPRNDIDTPNGDPGKIETAENAGYNAYRATNDATPGDSEGKTNPGIVLKNATKKCRESASSIGGAVKDSAKAVAENSTSLLKSAEDGKPESAGFLSFRSLRSTHAALQLIHHGTPFTMEVQEAPAPDDVFWFNVGRGHKELQVGRLMSFAATAVLCLFWTIPVSFVASLSTIESLRAEVGFVDDLLDTLPFLAPFFEIAAPLLLVVVNALLPMILRVFSMMEGPVSGAVVEASLFTKLAAFMIIQTFFVSAISGGLLQELSSLVQSPTSIVDLLSTSLPAQATYFIQIIFVTTVFSCGMEILRVVPLLKAMLRRFLGPRLTERERQQPFLTLRPLSNPLDFEHAGFSSNIVLYYIVFLVYSVISPLTSIVVAFCFAFMDSIFCHQFVYIYPNRSDSGGKLWLNFMRVLIACMFVAEFTIVGLLALKRAPIATPLMVPLIVVTALFSVYINEQHFKVTKNQHSSTFDSAFLKDAYLQPELQTKEARFGFARL from the exons ATGAACGAAAACTTCATTATCCACCCGTTAAGGCCTGAGTATCATCGCTTGCAGAGTTCCGGGGGAACTGGCAGCTCGGCTGGTGGAGAAACGGAATTCGATGACAGCCAGGTGCTACGTCAGACTTTCATGGTGTATTTGCCTATACTGGTAGTTGTAGTATTGTTGTTCTCACTGATACGCCGAAAATATCGCCGCGCATTCAACGTTCGTAGCTGGCTGGATCCAATTAAGACACCGCTTGCATATAACCAGTACGGGTTCTTTTC CTGGTTTTGGAAGCTGAAAAGCATTTCTGATGACAAGCTCATGGATGAGTGCGGAATGGATGCTTTGTGCTTTGTCAGAGTACTGCGAATGGGTTTCAAAATAAGCCTTTTGGGCGTGCTTTGCTCGGCCGTGCTCATGCCGTTATATGCCACCGCTGACGACTCGCAAAACACACGCTCTATCACCGATAATATTGCACAGCTAACCATAAGCCATGTTCCTGAAGGATCTCCACGGCTTTTGGGGGCGGTTATAGCTGCTTGGATTATTTTCGGATACACAATGCGATTGATATTGAAAGAATTCGTTTGGTTCATTGAAAAACGACACAAGTTTCTTGCCACCATCCGGCCTCGCAATTACGCGGTTTACGTGCGAAATATACCAAACGAACTTCGATCTGATGCCGAGTTAGAAAACTTCTTTCGTCAGTGCTTTCAAAGCGAATCCATATTAGAAGGGAACGTGGCGCTTAAAGTTCCTGAATTGTCGAAACTTGTGGCCCAGCGCGAAGCTGCAATTACCAAATTCGAGCACGCTGTGGCAGTTGAAGACCGCACGGGCGAAAAGCCACAGCACGCTCCTTCTCTCGCGTCGGCAATCAGAGGTTCACTAAAGGGGGGAGGAGAAAAGGTGGACTCTATAAATTATTTTGCATCAGAAATCAAGGAATTAAATCAAGTCATTTCGAAACACATTGATGATCTAAACGAAAACAAGACTTGCTTCTCGCATGATGTGGAGCAGCCACATGCTTCGGGCTCAAACAGACAGATAAGTAATGGGGTACGAAAAACCAGAAGCGATTCAGAAAACGAAAGGTATGGTAATATGGAAAGAACGGGTCTCCTTTCTGTATCGGAAGGCCGTAGCGACCACAGCGTCAAGGAGGATTGCTCTACTTCCCCACGAAATGACATTGACACCCCGAATGGAGACCCGGGCAAAATAGAAACGGCCGAGAATGCAGGATACAATGCCTATCGCGCAACCAACGACGCGACTCCTGGAGACTCAGAAGGAAAAACAAATCCTGGTATCGTCTTGAAAAACGCCACCAAGAAATGTAGAGAATCTGCTTCATCCATTGGAGGTGCTGTCAAAGACTCTGCCAAGGCAGTGGCGGAAAACTCTACAAGTTTGTTAAAGAGCGCGGAAGATGGCAAACCCGAAAGCGCCGGATTTTTGTCCTTTCGCAGTCTCCGTTCAACTCACGCTGCCCTGCAGCTGATACATCATGGCACTCCTTTTACCATGGAGGTCCAGGAAGCGCCAGCACCAGATGATGTTTTTTGGTTCAACGTTGGTCGCGGACATAAGGAGCTGCAAGTAGGTCGACTTATGTCGTTCGCAGCAACTGCTGTTCTTTGCCTCTTCTGGACAATCCCAGTTAGCTTTGTTGCGTCGCTGTCTACCATCGAATCTCTGCGAGCAGAAGTTGGTTTTGTCGACGATCTACTTGATACGCTTCCATTCCTTGCTCCATTCTTTGAGATTGCAGCGCCGCTACTTCTTGTTGTCGTAAATGCGCTGCTCCCGATGATTTTGAGAGTGTTTTCCATGATGGAAGGTCCAGTCTCTGGAGCTGTTGTGGAGGCCTCCCTATTCACCAAGCTCGCCGCCTTCATGATTATTCAGACGTTTTTCGTAAGCGCAATATCAGGTGGATTATTGCAG GAACTCTCATCACTGGTCCAAAGTCCCACATCAATAGTTGATTTGCTCTCCACGTCACTGCCTGCGCAGGCGACGTACTTCATTCAAATTATCTTTGTAACAACGGTATTTTCTTGTGGAATGGAAATTCTCCGTGTTGTGCCACTACTCAAAGCAATGCTGCGTAGATTCCTTGGACCTCGACTCACAGAAAGAGAGCGACAACAACCCTTTCTCACGCTTCGACCGTTATCAAACCCTCTTGACTTCGAACATGCTGGATTCTCTTCAAATATA GTGTTATACTATATCGTCTTTTTGGTATATTCCGTGATCTCGCCGCTGACAAGCATCGTTGTTGCATTTTGCTTCGCGTTCATGGATTCAATTTTTTGCCATCAATTTGTATACATTTACCCCAACCGTTCTGATTCAGGAGGAAAGCTGTGGCTGAACTTTATGCGGGTTCTAATTGCCTGTATGTTCGTAGCTGAGTTTACAA TTGTCGGCCTTTTGGCGTTGAAGAGAGCGCCCATAGCCACTCCGCTCATGGTCCCATTGATTGTAGTTACAGCGCTGTTTTCAGTATACATCAACGAACAGCATTTCAAGGTGACAAAAAATC AACACAGTTCAACTTTCGATTCCGCTTTTCTTAAAGACGCGTATCTGCAACCCGAATTACAAACCAAAGAAG CAAGATTTGGTTTCGCCCGACTGTAA
- a CDS encoding predicted protein, which produces MRASSIAFLLLLWSRNVTAFAPIQKIPAHRGQSALTHLDSVSTSDALTQSTGAYTATSSKSNIATPIDSQAEDTVPLSQPKAVSSSGRGLSGPTKAFVFLAAVIAAGMATTAGPVDLAVLATLDFEAFDFSSLIPTGSNSDSASNVISFSLPTIDWSLSTGGSSLSSSTAFDFQSAWDTSPAWAYHDANLAKLQTSFKALQAGLQDKSLTLQATVANLQTTLATTLTQVQTSLATVAPPSVESTLDTVQTWLEAQSSRLQQDIMDQVSQARNVILPAQWQSLQQHAAVVVENSQHGIYDAQQRLLGSTATEIRGSLRPLKSVRFDTPTFNFYFDTSKVTEQLSSSAMKLDGWQNNLKQAASSVQESILSVQESVHSSTVPSIPDAVQATATDTPVETVLAEPARTAIPKAITGAPQYAVPVRPVSSFSTDSEFLKSQLSSMK; this is translated from the coding sequence ATGCGTGCTTCATCTATCGCCTTCCTTCTCCTCTTGTGGTCCCGTAATGTGACAGCCTTCGCACCCATCCAGAAAATCCCGGCGCACCGTGGGCAGTCTGCGTTGACACATCTCGACTCCGTCTCCACGTCGGATGCGTTGACGCAGAGTACCGGTGCGTACACCGCGACGTCATCGAAGAGCAACATCGCGACTCCCATCGACAGCCAGGCTGAGGATACGGTACCGCTATCTCAACCAAAGGCGGTCTCGAGCTCCGGTCGGGGCCTGTCTGGACCCACCAAGGCCTTTGTGTTCCTGGCCGCGGTGATTGCCGCCGGTATGGCGACTACCGCGGGCCCAGTGGATCTGGCTGTACTTGCGACGTTGGACTTTGAGGCATTCGATTTCTCTAGTTTGATCCCCACCGGTAGCAACAGCGATTCGGCTTCCAATGTCATCTCCTTCAGTCTGCCCACGATCGATTGGAGTCTTTCCACTGGTGGCAGCTCCTTGTCTAGCTCGACGGCATTTGATTTTCAAAGTGCCTGGGACACTTCGCCAGCTTGGGCCTATCACGATGCCAACCTGGCGAAATTGCAGACCAGCTTCAAGGCGCTCCAAGCTGGCCTCCAAGACAAGTCTCTCACGCTACAAGCTACCGTTGCGAACCTGCAAACCACGTTGGCTACGACCTTGACGCAAGTGCAAACCTCCTTGGCTACAGTTGCCCCTCCCTCCGTGGAATCAACGCTGGATACAGTACAGACCTGGCTGGAGGCTCAGTCCTCTCGTCTCCAACAAGACATTATGGATCAAGTTTCGCAAGCCCGAAATGTTATTTTACCCGCCCAGTGGCAAAGCTTGCAACAACACGCTGCCGTGGTCGTAGAAAACTCGCAACATGGCATCTATGATGCGCAGCAGCGCTTGCTAGGCAGCACAGCTACGGAGATTCGTGGTTCTCTCCGCCCACTGAAAAGTGTGCGTTTTGATACGCCCACATTCAATTTCTACTTCGACACGTCCAAGGTCACGGAACAGCTTTCCTCTTCGGCTATGAAGTTGGACGGCTGGCAAAACAATCTAAAGCAAGCGGCATCGTCCGTTCAGGAATCGATTTTGTCCGTCCAAGAGTCAGTGCACTCCAGTACCGTTCCTTCCATTCCCGATGCCGTCCAGGCTACCGCAACGGACACGCCGGTCGAGACTGTACTAGCGGAACCAGCCCGGACGGCAATTCCTAAAGCAATCACCGGAGCTCCGCAATACGCGGTACCTGTCAGGCCCGTGTCTTCGTTCAGCACAGACTCCGAATTTCTCAAGTCACAGCTCAGTTCGATGAAGTAG
- a CDS encoding predicted protein, whose translation MKLKHVMLFALFLTICWAFLLLFKVMGLLGLKKAASAVPLMVPLIVTTILFSTYINQQHFRVTENLPSRECIKHDLRNGPLFNMNLLKNAYLQPEMQVKEAFPEVSTDRELSLGLHTEDEGQYLTPEPSENGK comes from the exons ATGAAGCTGAAACATGTGATGCTTTTCGCCTTGTTTCTTACTATTTGCTGGGCGTTCCTTCTGTTGTTCAAAGTTATGGGCTTACTCGGTTTGAAGAAAGCCGCGAGTGCCGTCCCACTCATGGTCCCCTTAATCGTCACCACTATCCTTTTTTCAACATACATCAATCAGCAACACTTTCGAGTGACAGAGAATC TTCCGAGTCGTGAATGCATCAAGCACGATCTTCGAAATGGACCGCTCTTTAACATGAACCTCTTGAAGAATGCCTACTTACAGCCGGAGATGCAGGTGAAGGAAG CTTTTCCCGAGGTAAGCACAGATCGCGAATTGTCTCTGGGCTTGCACACTGAAGACGAGGGCCAGTACCTGACTCCTGAACCGTCGGAGAATGGGAAGTGA